From the Candidatus Peregrinibacteria bacterium genome, one window contains:
- the nusA gene encoding transcription termination/antitermination protein NusA, translating into MDKGKFIAALTQIAAEKNLDEDIVLEAVKMAITAAYRKDYGNKDQEIEVILRDDAQFASILQIKEVVEEVENENFEISLKEAQKIKSGVELGDEIRIDVTPIEYGRIAAQSAKQVILQRLQEAERTALFQRFKSRQDSLLTASVSRVEGSHIFLDIEKTTVLLLPRDQISNEKLFPGRRIRVYLEKVQQTSKGPQLKVSRTHPRLIELLMHQEIPEIEHKEVEIRAVARDPGVRSKVAVSSGDQKVDPVGACIGQRGTRIAPIMDELSGERVDVIEWSNDPTMLIARALQPAKINNVVIVIPEEGTDPNTGRRVKKRAAVFVEEVERAMAVGKRGQNIRLASELTGFELDMYNAEEYEPFLSKLQEIQQVPSSKKKEVSSESNE; encoded by the coding sequence ATGGATAAAGGAAAGTTTATTGCGGCACTTACGCAAATTGCCGCAGAGAAAAATTTGGATGAAGACATTGTTCTTGAGGCAGTGAAAATGGCGATTACTGCCGCATATCGAAAAGATTATGGGAATAAGGATCAGGAGATAGAAGTCATATTGCGAGATGACGCGCAGTTCGCAAGTATTTTGCAAATCAAAGAAGTTGTAGAAGAAGTGGAGAATGAAAACTTTGAGATTTCTCTAAAAGAAGCGCAGAAAATAAAAAGTGGAGTGGAATTGGGAGATGAAATTCGGATTGATGTTACGCCAATTGAATATGGGAGAATCGCGGCACAATCTGCAAAACAGGTTATTCTTCAGCGTCTTCAGGAAGCCGAACGAACGGCGCTCTTTCAGCGTTTTAAAAGTCGACAAGATTCATTGCTCACTGCAAGTGTAAGCCGTGTAGAAGGATCACACATATTTCTTGACATCGAAAAAACAACAGTACTTCTTCTTCCACGAGATCAAATTTCTAATGAGAAACTTTTTCCAGGACGACGAATTCGAGTCTATCTCGAAAAAGTACAGCAAACAAGTAAGGGGCCTCAGCTCAAAGTTTCTCGAACGCATCCCCGACTTATCGAACTTCTTATGCATCAGGAAATCCCTGAAATTGAGCACAAAGAAGTAGAGATTCGTGCGGTAGCAAGAGATCCTGGAGTTCGCTCAAAAGTGGCGGTTTCTTCTGGAGATCAAAAAGTCGATCCTGTGGGAGCATGTATCGGACAACGAGGAACAAGAATTGCTCCTATCATGGATGAACTTTCAGGAGAGCGCGTTGATGTTATTGAATGGAGCAATGATCCCACCATGCTTATTGCTCGAGCATTGCAACCAGCAAAAATTAATAACGTCGTTATTGTTATTCCCGAAGAAGGAACCGATCCAAATACCGGTCGTCGCGTTAAAAAACGCGCCGCTGTTTTTGTGGAAGAAGTGGAGCGCGCCATGGCAGTAGGGAAGCGTGGACAAAATATCCGCCTCGCGAGTGAACTCACTGGCTTTGAACTCGACATGTATAACGCGGAAGAATACGAGCCATTTCTTTCAAAGCTCCAAGAGATTCAACAAGTCCCTTCTTCGAAAAAGAAAGAAGTTTCCTCGGAATCAAACGAATAG
- a CDS encoding transposase, with protein sequence MFQHLSGENHPVCYRIKKESGEFELDESYCGVKRVRGKRGRGAVGKTPIFGILKREEKISVAIIKKCNKEELLPIIQEKILEGSTIHTDGWRVYDGLIPQWL encoded by the coding sequence ATATTTCAACATCTTTCGGGAGAAAATCACCCTGTATGCTATCGTATAAAGAAAGAGTCCGGAGAGTTTGAACTCGATGAGAGTTATTGTGGAGTAAAAAGAGTCCGAGGAAAAAGAGGGAGAGGAGCAGTAGGAAAAACACCGATATTTGGAATACTGAAGCGAGAAGAAAAAATATCGGTGGCTATCATAAAGAAATGTAACAAGGAAGAGCTGCTACCGATCATACAAGAGAAAATACTCGAAGGTTCTACGATCCATACCGATGGATGGAGAGTATATGATGGACTCATTCCTCAATGGCTATAA
- the mfd gene encoding transcription-repair coupling factor translates to MFSPSLSSRNDFCKIAASLPPKSSFSGLANSSAKLALITFLLENAEVYRDVKNIVFIPHESSEIHEIKGYASLFLDPEKYRIFSLPLRDARDEAKVEWVIALAQSKGFSGKNIFLLPETDALSEGFPLAEKIARHQLIIQKEDVFEPLHLFNRLISMGFEVSPDVTLQKGQYRRSGDVIDVFPVGAEYPFKIEFEFDRIKNIWSFSLQDKKIIKSFSRLTVYPVKVEAQGRPFYEVLSQDDLVITDDVDSLPGDFFSRSPSKILEFTPFPERSEEEHYQMRFLSVLKFYNLFDLLTDFRAKLSNGYLIFVFTKRIEELSGILLEEKIPFTSETPEKPSEGLFLIDADSAEHMPSSFQNPDQKILFLTDREIFQLRRSRKQKSLDKLNLEFLTSLKVGDYVVHMDHGIGHFLGVTEQEIDEHIREYLEIAYAGTDRLFVPVDQADKVSRFLCEEGDEPKLNRLGSAEWENVQKKAKKETEKVAKELLRLYAEREQARKTSFLSDTKIQQEFEKTFPYEETPGQMSAIADVKRDMESEKPMDRLVCGDVGFGKTEVAIRAAFKCVQSGRQVALISPVTILAQQHYESFSKRMEHFGVRVAALSRFKTASEQKKTLQDLESGKIDIVIGTHRLLQPDVSFRDLGILIIDEEQRFGVKQKEKFKELRKNVDILTLTATPIPRTLNLALNKLRDISTITTPPPGRLPVITEVRKYSDRLIQDALRHELQRDGQVYFLHNRVSTIESVADKIRNLVPEAHVVVGHGQLGSQDLEQRILDFKEKKYNVLVSSTIIENGIDLPNANTMIVMNAERFGLSQLYQLRGRIGRGKRQAFAYFLYQTQKLGVEAKKRLRAIVEASELGSGFQIAMRDLEIRGAGDVLGVNQAGTVNAVGVGYFVRLLNETIRNMKEGKKLEQPEEAESVTIELPIDAYIPSSYVADSKEKILAYQNLAAVQTEEDLREIADDFSEEYGKIPREVRMLLRVIELKILARQANILAVRSVPVGRNDREIHLILGKKVNASQIMNLLKHQEKWFVSSDKLKISLKDLGMDFIGELKKALEYLSTDKKEKKEAVS, encoded by the coding sequence GTGTTTTCCCCATCGCTTTCCTCTCGTAACGATTTTTGCAAAATCGCCGCGTCGCTTCCTCCGAAGTCTTCCTTTTCGGGACTTGCGAATTCTTCTGCAAAACTTGCCCTTATCACCTTTCTGCTCGAAAACGCAGAGGTGTATCGTGACGTAAAAAATATTGTCTTTATTCCTCACGAATCGTCAGAAATACACGAAATAAAAGGATATGCGTCTCTTTTTCTTGATCCCGAAAAATATCGAATTTTCAGCCTTCCATTAAGAGATGCACGTGACGAAGCAAAGGTAGAATGGGTTATTGCGCTGGCACAATCGAAGGGATTTTCTGGGAAAAATATCTTCCTTCTTCCCGAAACAGACGCTCTTTCAGAGGGATTTCCACTTGCAGAAAAAATAGCGCGCCACCAACTCATCATTCAAAAAGAAGATGTTTTCGAACCACTTCATCTCTTTAACCGTCTCATCAGTATGGGATTTGAGGTGTCGCCAGATGTAACACTTCAAAAAGGACAATATCGTCGAAGTGGAGATGTTATTGATGTTTTTCCTGTGGGCGCGGAATACCCTTTTAAAATAGAATTTGAGTTTGATCGGATAAAAAATATTTGGTCTTTTTCTCTTCAAGACAAAAAGATTATTAAGAGTTTTTCGCGACTTACGGTGTATCCTGTAAAGGTAGAAGCCCAAGGAAGACCTTTTTATGAGGTTTTATCTCAAGATGACCTCGTTATAACAGATGATGTTGATTCACTTCCGGGAGACTTTTTTTCTCGGTCACCGTCAAAAATATTAGAGTTCACGCCTTTTCCCGAACGGAGCGAAGAAGAGCACTACCAAATGCGCTTTCTTTCTGTACTCAAGTTCTATAATTTATTCGATCTTCTTACAGATTTTCGTGCAAAACTGAGTAATGGGTATCTGATTTTTGTTTTTACAAAACGTATTGAAGAGCTCAGTGGCATTCTCCTCGAAGAAAAAATCCCCTTTACTTCTGAAACTCCCGAAAAACCTTCTGAAGGTCTTTTTCTGATTGACGCAGACAGTGCGGAACACATGCCATCAAGTTTTCAGAACCCAGATCAAAAAATCCTCTTCCTAACGGATCGAGAAATTTTTCAGCTCCGGAGAAGTCGAAAACAAAAATCACTTGACAAGCTCAACCTTGAGTTCTTAACAAGTCTTAAAGTAGGAGATTATGTTGTGCACATGGATCATGGAATCGGGCATTTTTTGGGCGTTACAGAGCAAGAAATAGATGAACATATCCGAGAATACTTAGAAATCGCTTATGCCGGAACCGACCGGCTTTTTGTCCCCGTTGATCAGGCAGACAAAGTCTCTCGCTTTCTCTGTGAAGAAGGTGATGAGCCAAAACTCAATCGCTTGGGATCTGCGGAATGGGAGAATGTTCAAAAAAAGGCAAAAAAAGAAACGGAAAAAGTTGCAAAAGAACTCCTCCGTCTCTATGCAGAACGCGAACAGGCACGAAAAACTTCATTTTTGTCAGATACAAAGATTCAGCAAGAATTCGAAAAAACATTTCCTTACGAAGAAACCCCAGGGCAAATGTCTGCTATTGCAGATGTAAAACGAGATATGGAATCGGAAAAACCAATGGATCGTCTTGTTTGTGGAGATGTTGGATTTGGAAAAACAGAAGTCGCTATTCGAGCGGCATTTAAATGTGTACAGAGCGGACGACAAGTCGCGCTTATTTCTCCCGTAACCATTTTAGCGCAACAGCACTATGAATCGTTCTCAAAGCGCATGGAACACTTTGGAGTTCGAGTAGCAGCGCTTTCGCGTTTTAAAACCGCCTCAGAACAAAAGAAAACCCTTCAAGATCTTGAATCTGGAAAAATTGACATTGTCATTGGAACACACAGACTCCTTCAGCCAGATGTCTCATTTCGCGATTTGGGAATCTTGATTATTGATGAAGAACAGCGCTTTGGTGTGAAGCAAAAAGAAAAATTTAAGGAACTCCGAAAAAATGTAGATATTCTTACGCTTACAGCAACCCCAATTCCACGCACCCTAAACTTAGCGCTCAACAAACTTCGTGATATCTCCACTATCACCACTCCACCACCAGGAAGATTGCCGGTCATTACTGAAGTGCGAAAATATTCTGACCGGCTTATTCAAGATGCTTTGCGACACGAACTCCAGCGAGATGGACAGGTATATTTTCTCCATAATCGTGTCAGCACCATTGAGAGTGTTGCCGATAAAATTCGGAATCTCGTTCCAGAGGCGCACGTTGTCGTGGGACATGGACAACTCGGCTCACAAGATTTGGAACAGCGGATCCTCGATTTTAAAGAGAAGAAATATAATGTTCTCGTTTCGAGCACCATCATCGAAAACGGCATCGATCTCCCCAACGCAAACACCATGATTGTGATGAATGCAGAACGTTTTGGGCTTTCGCAGTTGTACCAGCTCCGTGGAAGAATTGGTCGTGGAAAACGTCAAGCGTTCGCCTATTTTCTCTACCAAACCCAAAAACTTGGAGTAGAGGCAAAAAAACGACTTCGTGCCATTGTTGAGGCAAGCGAACTCGGAAGCGGTTTTCAAATTGCTATGCGAGACCTAGAGATTCGTGGCGCAGGAGATGTACTTGGGGTTAATCAGGCAGGAACGGTTAACGCAGTAGGAGTAGGGTATTTTGTGCGACTCCTCAATGAAACGATTCGAAACATGAAAGAAGGAAAAAAACTGGAACAACCCGAAGAAGCAGAAAGTGTTACTATTGAACTCCCAATAGATGCGTATATTCCTAGTAGCTATGTTGCCGATTCGAAAGAGAAAATTCTTGCGTATCAAAATTTGGCGGCAGTACAAACGGAAGAAGATCTTCGAGAAATTGCAGATGATTTTTCAGAGGAATACGGAAAAATTCCTCGTGAAGTGCGAATGCTCCTCAGGGTGATTGAACTCAAAATTCTTGCACGACAAGCAAATATTCTCGCTGTGCGCTCCGTACCTGTTGGAAGAAATGATCGAGAAATTCATCTGATTCTTGGAAAAAAAGTAAATGCTTCTCAAATTATGAATCTCCTCAAACATCAGGAGAAATGGTTTGTTTCGAGTGATAAGCTCAAAATTTCTCTCAAAGACCTCGGGATGGATTTTATAGGAGAACTCAAAAAGGCTCTGGAATATCTCTCCACCGATAAAAAAGAGAAAAAGGAAGCCGTTTCATAA
- a CDS encoding DUF389 domain-containing protein, with protein sequence MSFAHTPIPLPNLNRWKIRMETSRKAREAADQLIQGSRLKSEYFVMCLLSGLIATLGILLDDIPLLIAAMVLAPLLNPVLSFAAGLSLLNTRLTLYAATSFFGGILFVVAASGLFVKLLLLFGNTLDVREFSLRFQRYDVFLLLSAFLSGFAAVYSWLRPVNQLNLIGIAIAVSLIPGVSFFGVLLGIGNIDRIQDFLFAFSFNLFCLIFGAVSAFLLLGFRRVRDEIRQEEEDLHISE encoded by the coding sequence TTGTCCTTTGCGCATACACCCATTCCTCTTCCAAATTTGAACCGTTGGAAAATTCGCATGGAAACAAGTCGGAAGGCTCGAGAAGCAGCTGATCAGCTTATTCAGGGATCACGATTAAAGTCAGAATATTTTGTGATGTGCCTTCTTTCGGGACTTATCGCCACACTCGGAATTTTGCTTGATGATATTCCTCTTCTTATTGCTGCTATGGTTTTAGCGCCACTTCTTAACCCTGTACTTTCATTTGCCGCAGGGCTTTCTCTTTTAAACACTCGTCTCACTCTCTATGCCGCCACAAGCTTTTTTGGCGGTATTCTTTTTGTAGTGGCGGCCTCTGGGCTTTTTGTAAAACTTCTCCTTCTCTTTGGGAATACACTAGATGTTCGAGAGTTTTCCCTTCGTTTTCAGCGATATGATGTTTTTCTTCTTCTTTCTGCGTTTCTTTCGGGTTTTGCGGCTGTATACTCGTGGCTCCGTCCTGTGAATCAACTCAATCTTATTGGTATTGCTATTGCGGTATCCCTTATCCCCGGAGTTAGTTTTTTTGGTGTTCTTTTGGGAATTGGGAACATTGATCGCATTCAAGATTTTCTTTTTGCTTTCTCATTTAACCTCTTTTGTCTTATTTTTGGTGCGGTTTCTGCATTTCTTCTCCTTGGATTTCGACGTGTGCGAGATGAAATTCGTCAAGAAGAGGAAGATCTTCACATTTCCGAGTAG
- the purB gene encoding adenylosuccinate lyase, whose protein sequence is MYFSSMQNALSPLDGRYEEKLKPLHSFFSEEALMRFRVLVEEKWLRFLSDRDDISALRKLTKGEHEFLQKIVSSFSEDDALHIKEIEKTTNHDVKAVEYFLKEKVKDTSLADISEWIHFSLTSEDVNNLAYALLLRDAIQKTLLPLLQKAEKEIQARARQWKAVSLLSRTHGQPASPTTMGKEFLIFSARLQRQLQQLEKQEFLGKLSGASGNFNAHVIAFPEIDWLELSESFVTSLGLTWNPIVPQIEPHDFLAEISHLFLRMGNIFLDASRDIWGYISLGFFRQQLKEGEVGSSAMPHKVNPIDFENAEGNIGIANALFTHFAEKLPVSRWQRDLSDSTVLRNMGVAFGHNFLAIQSFLRGLEKLTLDEKTIYNDLAAHPEVLAEAMQTILRARGAENPYERLKDLTRGKEITLESFYDFVQTQKDLSEEDRVRLLSLTPKLYTGIAEIIVDRFLSDANT, encoded by the coding sequence TTGTATTTTTCCTCAATGCAGAACGCTCTTTCTCCACTCGATGGACGATATGAAGAGAAGCTCAAGCCACTTCATTCCTTTTTTTCTGAAGAAGCACTTATGCGTTTTCGGGTCTTAGTCGAAGAAAAGTGGCTTCGTTTTCTTTCTGATCGGGATGATATTTCTGCTTTGAGAAAGTTAACTAAGGGGGAGCATGAATTTCTTCAGAAGATTGTCTCCAGTTTTTCTGAAGATGATGCACTGCACATAAAGGAGATTGAAAAAACAACAAATCATGATGTCAAAGCTGTTGAATATTTTCTCAAGGAAAAAGTAAAAGATACCTCTCTTGCCGACATTTCGGAATGGATTCACTTTTCCCTTACGAGTGAAGACGTGAATAATCTGGCGTATGCTCTTCTCTTACGAGATGCAATTCAAAAAACACTTCTTCCACTTTTGCAAAAGGCAGAAAAAGAAATTCAAGCTAGGGCACGCCAGTGGAAAGCAGTTTCTCTGCTTTCTCGAACCCACGGACAACCGGCAAGTCCAACAACGATGGGAAAAGAGTTTCTTATTTTTTCTGCTCGTTTACAGCGTCAATTACAACAACTCGAGAAACAAGAGTTTTTGGGAAAACTGTCAGGAGCAAGCGGAAATTTTAATGCGCATGTTATTGCTTTTCCTGAGATAGATTGGCTTGAGCTTTCGGAATCGTTTGTAACCTCATTAGGACTTACATGGAATCCTATTGTGCCACAAATTGAGCCACACGATTTCTTGGCAGAGATTTCTCATCTTTTTCTTCGCATGGGGAATATCTTTCTTGATGCTTCTCGGGATATTTGGGGATATATTTCTCTTGGTTTTTTTCGTCAACAACTCAAAGAAGGAGAGGTAGGAAGTAGCGCCATGCCACACAAAGTAAATCCCATTGATTTTGAAAATGCAGAAGGAAATATTGGGATTGCCAATGCCCTTTTTACTCACTTCGCGGAAAAGCTTCCTGTTTCTCGTTGGCAACGTGATCTTTCAGACTCTACGGTGTTGCGAAATATGGGAGTTGCCTTTGGACATAATTTTCTAGCTATTCAGAGTTTTTTACGTGGTCTTGAGAAGCTTACTCTTGATGAAAAAACAATATACAACGATCTTGCTGCACATCCAGAAGTTTTGGCAGAGGCAATGCAAACCATTTTGCGAGCGCGCGGTGCAGAAAACCCCTATGAGAGACTCAAAGATCTTACGCGCGGAAAAGAGATAACACTCGAATCATTTTACGACTTTGTGCAAACCCAAAAAGATCTTTCGGAAGAAGATAGGGTTCGGCTTTTAAGTCTCACTCCAAAGTTGTATACGGGAATTGCAGAAATAATAGTTGATCGATTTTTGTCTGACGCGAATACCTAG